The sequence below is a genomic window from Actinokineospora baliensis.
GCTGGCCCGGCTCGATCGCGGAGTTCCTCGAGGTGATCGACCCGCTGACCAACCCGCGCGCGCACGGCGGTGACCCCGCTGACGCCTTCCACCTGGTCATCCCGTCGATCCCGGGGTTCGGGTTCTCCCCGCCGCCCACCGAGCCCGGCTGGAACGCCGCCCGCGTCGCCCGCGCGTGGGCGACGCTGATGCAGCGGCTGGGCTACGACCGCTACGCCGCCCAGGGCGGCGACGCCGGGTCGGTGATCACCCTGGAGCTGGCCAGGCACGCCCCGGAGCGGGTCGTGGGCGCGCACGTGAACATGCTGCTGACCTTCCCCTCCGGTGACCCGGCCGAGCTGGCCGACCTGAGCGAGGCCGACCAGGCCCGCCTGGGGCGCCTGGCGCACTTCGACACCGACCTGTCCGGGTACATGAAGCTGCAGTCGACCCGGCCGCAGACCCTGGCCTACGCCCTCACCGACTCCCCCGTCGGGCAGCTCGCCTGGGTCGTGGAGAAGTTCCACGACTGGACCGACTCGGCGAAGGCCCCCGAGGACGCGGTCGACCGCGACCACATGCTCACCAACGTGTCGCTGTACTGGTTCACCGCGACCGCGGGGTCCTCGGCGCAGCACTACTACGAGGGCGCCGACGCGCTGCGCCCGGCCGCGGCGGGCAGCGAGCCGCCGCCCCCGATCACCGTCCCGGTCGGGGTGACCGTGTTCCCCCACGACATCCTCGTCCCGCTGCGCCGCCTGGCCGACCGGGACCTGCCGACCATCACGCATTGGACCGAACAGGACCGCGGTGGCCACTTCGCCGCCATGGAACAGCCCGGTCTGCTCGTCGACGACATCCGCGCCTTCTTCGCCGCCCACCGCTAGCCCACGTCCCCCCGATCGTGTGACGCGTTCACACGGTCGGGTCGTGCCGCCGCCGTCGTGCGCACCGGCTCCGGGCGACCCGGGGCCGGTGTCGACTCCGGACGGCGGACACCGGGCCCGACCTGCGCACACACCCCCTCGCCCGTCCCGTGCGGGACCCGCCGCGCGGCATTGACAAAGATGTCCCTTTACGTACAAGATCCCTTGCATGACGAAGGAGTGCTGCCCATGAACGTCAGTGGTGGGACCGAGACCGACGTCCGGGCCGGGCGGCGGGAATGGATCGGCTTGGCCGTGCTCGGGTTGCCGACGATCCTCATCGCGCTCGACATGAGCGTGCTGTACCTGGCGCTGCCGCACGTCGCCAGCGACCTCGGCGCCAGCAGCGTCCAACAGCTGTGGATCACCGACATCTACGGGTTCCTGCTCGCGGGCCTGCTGGTGACCATGGGCACCGTCGGCGACCGCATCGGCCGCCGCAAGCTGCTGCTCATCGGCGGCGCCTGCTTCGCCGCGGCGTCCGTGCTGGCCGCCTACTCCCAGTCGCCGGAGATGCTGATCGCGACCCGGGCCCTGCTGGGCATCGCCGGGTCGACCGTGATGCCCTCCACGATGTCGCTGATCAGCAGCATGTTCACCAACCCCAAGCAGCACGCCACGGCGCTGTCGGTGTGGATGGTGTGCTTCATGGGCGGCGTCGCCCTCGGCCCGATCATCGGCGGCGCGCTGCTGGAGGCGTTCTGGTGGGGCGCGGCGTTCCTGCTCGGTGTCCCGGTGATGCTGGTGCTGCTGGTGCTGGCGCCCCGGTTCCTGCCCGAGTACCGCAACCCCGGCGCCGGGCGCATCGACCTGTTCAGCGTCGCCCTGTCACTGCTGGCGATCCTGCCGCTGGTCTACGGCCTCAAGCAGCTCACCCGCGGCGGCGGCACCGTCGTGGCCATCCTCGCGATCGCCGTCGGCCTCGCCGCGGGCATCACCTTCGTGCGCAGGCAGAACCGCCTCGAAAGCCCCCTGCTCGACCTCAAGCTGTTCCGCAACGGCACCTTCACCACCGCGCTGCTGCTGACCACCTTCGCCGGGCTGATCTCGGCCAACCAGCTGTTCGTCTCGCTCTACCTGCAGACCGTGCAGCAGCTGACCCCGGTGCAGACCGCGCTGTGGTTGCTGCCCGGCGCGATCAGCATGATCCTGCTCATCCAACTCGCCCCGGTGCTCATCCAGCGCATCAAACCCGCCTACGTCATCGCGGGCGGCTTGATCGTCGCCGCGGTCGGCTACCTGATGCTCACCCAGGTCGGCTCCAGCACCGACGACCTCGGCCTCACCATCACCGCGCTCGTGGTGGCCAATCTCGGCATCGGCCCCATGGCGGGCCTGTGCGCGGTGCTGGCCATGCAGTCCGCGCCACCGGAGCACATCGGCGCCGCCGCCTCGCTCACCGAGACCTCCGGCGAGTTCGGCCTGGCGATGGGCGTGGCCACGGTCGGCGTGGTCGGGTTCAGCCTCTACCGCTCCGCCGTCGAGATCCCCGCGTCCACCCCGGACACCGTGGCCGACGCCGCCCGCGAAAGCGCCGCGGGCGCCATCTCGGTGGCCGACCAACTGCCCCCAGCCGACGCGGCCAGCCTGCTCACCAGCGCCTACCAGGCGACCACCAGCAGCCTGCACATCAGCGCCGCGATCTGCGCGGGCCTGGTGGTGGTGTGCGCGGTCATGGTCAGCGTCGGCCTGCGCCGCATCCCGGCCGCCAACGCCGCCGCCACCCCCCAGGAGGCGAGCGAACCGGCGAGTTCCTGACACACCGGGTGGTGGTGCCCGCGCCCGCCGCGGACGAGCGCGGGCACCACCACCCAACCCCTCGCGCTTCACCAGTTCCAAACCGCGGCGACCAGCACACCGCCGCCAGCGACACCATGGGGGTAGGGGTGGACGACGTCTTCGGCAGCGCGGTCGACCGGGTCATCCGGCAGATGTACGACAACCTCGGCGCGCAGATCACGGTGGACGACCTCGCCAGGACCGCGCTCTACAGCAAGTTCCACTTCTCCCGCGCCTTCCAGCGGGTCACCGGCGTCCCACCCGGCCGGTTCCTCTCGGCCATGCGGCTGCTGGAGGCCAAACGGCTGCTGCTGTCGACCACGATCAGCGTCACCGAGATCGGCCAGCAGGTCGGCTACGCCAGCATCGGCACCTTCAGCTCCCGCTTCAGCGACAACGTCGGCGCACCACCCTCCCTCTACCGCGAACTCGGCCGCATCGGCACCGGCACCACCGCCCTGCTCGACGACGCCCCCGTCGCCCCGGCCCCGCTGTTCCGCTACACCGTCCTGGGCCGCCCCGCGCCCAGCGCGCTGCGCCGCCGCTGGCACCTGCTGGCCTACTCCGTCGCCGAAGGCGAAACCGACGGCCCGGTCGCCGCGCACGGCACCGTCACCGGCTCGATCGGACAGATCCCGATCCGACCCGACACCGTCACCAGCTTCACCGGCCTGTGCCTGCGCCCCAAACGCGGCCTGGACCCGCCCGTGTCGCTGGCGCTGCTGGAGCTGCGCCCGGAGGCCTGCGGCACCCATGCGCACTGACCAGCGCACCCGCGCGCGTGCCAAGTCCCGCATTCTCGGAGAAGCGGGCGGCATACCCGTGCACGAGCCTGTTAGCCACGACCGGCCGCCCCGGGCGTGCCTGCCGCGCAGGCTATCGCGGGAGAGGAACGACCACCGTGACCCAGCACCTCGACGATCCCGAGCAGGCCGACAACCCCGGTACGACCAGCCGGCGAGCGCCCGCCCCAGCCCGACCCGGCCGAGCGGGAGGGCGGGCCAGAGGCACCCGAAGCCGGTTATCGCTGCTGCTGTTATCGGCCACCGGCATCGCCTTCGTCGTCTACGTGATCCGGCCCTACCTGACCCTCGACCCCGCCCAGGCCCGGATCCCACCGCAGCACTGGCTGCACTACGCCTTCCTCGCCGGGCACGTCATCACCGGCTCGGTCGCCGTCCTCACCACACTGCTGCAGCTGTGGCCGTGGCTGCGCCGCGAACACCCCGCCGTGCACCGCGCGTCCGGCCGCGTGTACCTCCTCGCGGGCGCCATCCCCAGCGCCCTGCTCGCCCTGGCCATGTACCCGGTCGCGTTCACCCCCGGCAGCGTCGCCGTCCTCCTCGCCGCTCCACTGTGGACCATCTCGGCCGTGCTCGGCTGGGTCCGCGCCCGACAGCACCGCTACGCCGAACACCGCCGCTGGATGGTCTACAGCTTCGCCATCATGTGGGGCTTCGGCGTCTGGGGCTTCGTCATCGGCAACGTCGGCATGCACTGGCTGGGCATCAACCCGTTCATCGCCGTCGAAGCCGCGCGCTGGGTCGGCTGGGTCGGCACCCTGCTGATCGCGCACTGGTGGCTCGAGCGCCGCGCGGGCCGCAACCTCGGCGGGGTCAGCACCCGCGCCAAGAGGAACACCACCACCGCCGTGCACCCGCACGGCGGCTCCACACCCACCGTGCAGCTCACCGTCCCGGAGCTGTGAACACCGGATCGCCGCGCGCGGTCCGGGCCAACCACGACAGCGCGCGGCGACGCCGCGCACCGCGACCGAACTAAGGGGATCAACCATGCCCAGTCGCCGGGACTTCCTGCGCCTCGGGGTCGGGACCGGAGCCATCGCCGCGGTGGGGACCCTCGGGACCCTGCCCTCCTCCGCCGCCCCCGGCGGCGGCCGCACCAACTGGGACTCGCTGCGGCGCGCCCTGTCCGGCTCGCTCGTGCTGCCCACCGACACCGGCTACGACTTCGCCAGGCAGCTCGCCGTCCAGGAGTACGACGCGGTCCGCCCCAGGGCCGTCGCCTACTGCGCCTCCGCCCGCGACGTGCAGACCGTGATCAAGTTCGCCCAGGACAACCGGCTGCCCGCGGTCCCGCGCAGCGGCGGCCACAGCTTCGGCGGCTACTCCACCTCCCCCGGCATCGTCCTCGACGTCTCGCGCCTCAACCGGGTCGAGGTCACCGGCGCCACCGTCCGCATCGGACCGGGCAGCCAGCAGGTCGACGTGCTCAACACCCTGGCACCGCGCGGGCTGTCCATGGTCGGCGGCACCTGCGCCACCGTCTGCGCGGGCGGGTTCATCCAGGGCGGCGGCATCGGCTTCCAGACCCGCAAGTTCGGCCTGGCCGTCGACCGGCTGGTGTCGGCGACGGTGGTCCTCGCCGACGGCCGCCACGTCCGCGCCTCCGCCGCGGAGAACACCGACCTGTTCTGGGCGCTGCGCGGCAACGGCGGCGGCAACTACGGCGTGGTCACCGGCTACGAGGTCGCCCCGACCGACGTCCGCCGCATGGTCAACTTCAACATCGTGTTCGAGTGGGAGCACGCCAAGCGGGTCATCGCGGCGTTCCAGCCCTGGGCCTACGAGTCCTCCAACGACCTCGCCGCATCGGCGACGATCATCAACGAGGACGCGGGCTCCGGGAACCCGCCGATCGTGGCCATCGGCGGCGCCTGGCACGGCACGGTCGCCGAACTCGACGTGCTGCTCGACCAGCTCGTCGCCGACGCCGGGGTCCAGCCGGTGTTCCGCGCCGCGACCGACAAATCCTACTTCGACGCCATGATGGAGTGGTACGGCTGCGGCGAGTTCACCGTCGACCAGTGCCACCGCATCGGCTACTCCCCCGAGGCGCA
It includes:
- a CDS encoding FAD-dependent oxidoreductase gives rise to the protein MPSRRDFLRLGVGTGAIAAVGTLGTLPSSAAPGGGRTNWDSLRRALSGSLVLPTDTGYDFARQLAVQEYDAVRPRAVAYCASARDVQTVIKFAQDNRLPAVPRSGGHSFGGYSTSPGIVLDVSRLNRVEVTGATVRIGPGSQQVDVLNTLAPRGLSMVGGTCATVCAGGFIQGGGIGFQTRKFGLAVDRLVSATVVLADGRHVRASAAENTDLFWALRGNGGGNYGVVTGYEVAPTDVRRMVNFNIVFEWEHAKRVIAAFQPWAYESSNDLAASATIINEDAGSGNPPIVAIGGAWHGTVAELDVLLDQLVADAGVQPVFRAATDKSYFDAMMEWYGCGEFTVDQCHRIGYSPEAQLSRMPYNRMRNRMFAGYVPEANIDRMLAALVADGRAGQTRLIYLDTFGGKANEPARTATAFVHRTSKMLAGFVCGLNDPAATTEDTQAATAWLASAFPTLEPGSQGESYQNFFDPALPDWRRSYYAENYDRLARIKRKYDPHQFFRFARAIG
- a CDS encoding MFS transporter, yielding MNVSGGTETDVRAGRREWIGLAVLGLPTILIALDMSVLYLALPHVASDLGASSVQQLWITDIYGFLLAGLLVTMGTVGDRIGRRKLLLIGGACFAAASVLAAYSQSPEMLIATRALLGIAGSTVMPSTMSLISSMFTNPKQHATALSVWMVCFMGGVALGPIIGGALLEAFWWGAAFLLGVPVMLVLLVLAPRFLPEYRNPGAGRIDLFSVALSLLAILPLVYGLKQLTRGGGTVVAILAIAVGLAAGITFVRRQNRLESPLLDLKLFRNGTFTTALLLTTFAGLISANQLFVSLYLQTVQQLTPVQTALWLLPGAISMILLIQLAPVLIQRIKPAYVIAGGLIVAAVGYLMLTQVGSSTDDLGLTITALVVANLGIGPMAGLCAVLAMQSAPPEHIGAAASLTETSGEFGLAMGVATVGVVGFSLYRSAVEIPASTPDTVADAARESAAGAISVADQLPPADAASLLTSAYQATTSSLHISAAICAGLVVVCAVMVSVGLRRIPAANAAATPQEASEPASS
- a CDS encoding DUF2306 domain-containing protein; this translates as MTQHLDDPEQADNPGTTSRRAPAPARPGRAGGRARGTRSRLSLLLLSATGIAFVVYVIRPYLTLDPAQARIPPQHWLHYAFLAGHVITGSVAVLTTLLQLWPWLRREHPAVHRASGRVYLLAGAIPSALLALAMYPVAFTPGSVAVLLAAPLWTISAVLGWVRARQHRYAEHRRWMVYSFAIMWGFGVWGFVIGNVGMHWLGINPFIAVEAARWVGWVGTLLIAHWWLERRAGRNLGGVSTRAKRNTTTAVHPHGGSTPTVQLTVPEL
- a CDS encoding epoxide hydrolase family protein, producing MQPFHIEIPQADLDDLRHRLATTRWPAEAPEPGWRRGVPVGYLKELAEHWRDEFDWRAAEARLNRYPQFRTEIDGTTVHLLHVRSPEPNALPLVLTHGWPGSIAEFLEVIDPLTNPRAHGGDPADAFHLVIPSIPGFGFSPPPTEPGWNAARVARAWATLMQRLGYDRYAAQGGDAGSVITLELARHAPERVVGAHVNMLLTFPSGDPAELADLSEADQARLGRLAHFDTDLSGYMKLQSTRPQTLAYALTDSPVGQLAWVVEKFHDWTDSAKAPEDAVDRDHMLTNVSLYWFTATAGSSAQHYYEGADALRPAAAGSEPPPPITVPVGVTVFPHDILVPLRRLADRDLPTITHWTEQDRGGHFAAMEQPGLLVDDIRAFFAAHR
- a CDS encoding helix-turn-helix transcriptional regulator, with translation MDDVFGSAVDRVIRQMYDNLGAQITVDDLARTALYSKFHFSRAFQRVTGVPPGRFLSAMRLLEAKRLLLSTTISVTEIGQQVGYASIGTFSSRFSDNVGAPPSLYRELGRIGTGTTALLDDAPVAPAPLFRYTVLGRPAPSALRRRWHLLAYSVAEGETDGPVAAHGTVTGSIGQIPIRPDTVTSFTGLCLRPKRGLDPPVSLALLELRPEACGTHAH